In Leifsonia sp. PS1209, the genomic stretch AGGATGTTCGCCGGCTTGAGGTCGCGGTGCACCATCCCCGCGTCGTGCACGACCACGAGGCCCTCCGCGATCTCGGCAGCCAGCTCCGCCGCCTCGACGCCGGTCAGCGGACCGTCGTCGAGACGCGTGCGCAGGTCGGTGCCCTCGATGAGTTCCATCACGAGGAAGCTGGGGGTGTCGTCGTCCACCCCGGCGAGGTGGGCGTCGTGCAGCGTCACCAGGTTCGGGTGGCTGAGGCGCGCGAGCATCGTCGCCTCCGCGCGACGGCGGGCGTCGTCGACGGCCGTGCCGGACGCGAACAGCTTGACAGCGACGAACCGGCCCAGCTGACGGTCGAGGGCGCGGTACACCGTCGCCATCCCGCCGCGGCCGAGAGCCTCGCGCAGTTCGTAGCGTTCCAGAAGCACACGATCGTTCACTGCCCGAGCATACCCGCGTTATGCAACCCCATCCTGTCCGTGAATCAGCCGAAAGTGTGGCCGCACTCCCTTGCCAGATCGCCGAACCTGGGTTGAGTGAATGGTGTGAGCGACGAGACCGAAGTGCCCGACCAGCCGGAGACGGGTGTTCTGGAAGCGCTGCAGGTCTACCGGGCGGCGGAGGCGGCGATGCGCAGACGCACGGGCGCCGCGATGGGGATCGGGGACAGCGACCTCCTGGCCCTCCGGTACATCCTCGACCGCCGCGCCCTCGGGCAGGTGACCGCCTCGAAGGATGTCAGCGCCTACCTCGGCATCTCCAGCGCATCCACCACCGCCCTGATCGACAGGCTCGCCAAGGGCGGTTTCGTCGAGCGCAGGCCGAGCACCGTGGACAAGCGCTCCATCGAGATCGTGCCGACCGCCGCTGCGCTGGGAGACACCGGCCCGATGCTGGAGGCCGCGCAGACCCAGATCGAGGCGGCCACGGCCGAACTGAGCCCGGAGGAAGCGGCCACCATCACGCGGTTCCTCACCAAGATGCGCGAGACCGTCGACCGCATCGCGACGAAACCACGGCGTTCCGGGCCGGCCGCGAGGTCGTAAGCCCCGACGTGGACGCGCGCGAGTAAAGCAGGATTTTCCGCCATGTCAAGGGGATTGCTAGGCAACTGAACTAGTAGTTCAGTGGTGTGGTCAAGGAAAGGACAACTCTGCCATGAACATCCTGCTCATCGTGATCGCCATCATCGCGATCATCCTTCTGCTTACCGGCGGTTTCGTGCAGTCCCTGAACTTCCTGCTCTGGGTCGGAATCGTGCTGCTCGTGATCGCGGTGATCGTCTGGCTTGTTCGGATGCTCACCGGAAGCCGACGAGTCTGACAGGACGGGTAAGACCATGAGTCTCGGAACCGGAATCGTCCTGTTCGTCATCGGCGCCATCCTGGCGTTCGCTCTGAACCTGCAGGTCGCCTGGATCGACCTCCACCTGGTCGGGTACATCCTGATGGCCGCCGGTCTGATCGGCATCATCATCGGCATCGTGCTGCTCACCCGCCGTCGCCAGTCTGTCGCCACCACGCGCAGCGCTGTCGACCCTGCGTCGGGCGAGCGCGTCACGCGCCGGACCAGCGAGAGCGACGACCCCATCGTCTGACCCGCCCCACACGCACCACACAGTCCGAACCCCTTCACGCCGGAGCTCTCGCGCCCGGGTGGAGGGGTTCGGCTTTTCTGCGTCTCCGTGCCTGCGTTTACATCGTGTCGAGGATGGACGTGAGGTGCTCGAAGGTCGTGGTCGGGTTGACGATCGCGAACCGCGTGTTCGGCCGACCGTCGTGCGAGCTGGGCGTGACGAACGCCCGCTGCTCGTCCAGCAGCCTCGTCGACCAGCGCGCGTAGTCGTCGCGAGTCCAGCCCTCCCGCTCGAACACGACGACGGACAACTGCGGCTCCCTCACCAGCCGGAACCCGTCGCGCGACTCGATCTCGCGCGCGATCCGCTGCGCCAGCTGCAGGGAGACCGTCACCGCTTCCCGGTATGCCGCTGCGCCGTACGTGGCGAGCGAGAACCACAGCGGAAGGCCCCGCGCACGCCTGGTGAGGTGCGCCGCATAGTCCGACGGGCTCCACTCCGAGGTGTCGGTGAGCGTGTCGAGGTACTCCGCGTGCTGCGTGTGCGCCCTGCGCCCGGCCTCCGGATCCCGGTACAGCAGTGCGCAGGCGTCGAACGGCGCGAACAACCACTTGTGCGGATCGACGATCGCGGAGTCCGCGCGCTCCACCCCGGCGAACCGGTGCTTGGCCTCCGGCGACAGCATCCCGGCCAGCCCGTACGCGCCGTCGACGTGCAGCCAGAAGTCGTATTCGTCCTTGAGCGCCGCAATGGATGCGAGGTCGTCCACGATGCCGAAGTTGGTCGACCCGGCCGTGGCGACCACCGCGAACACGGACGCGCCGTGCTCGTCCAGCGCCTCGCGCACGGCGTCGCCGGTGAGCATCCCGGAGTCGTCGGGGCGGACGGGCACGACCTCCACGTCCATCACCCGCGCCGCCGACGCGATGGAGGAGTGCGCCTCTGCACTGCAGACGATCTTCCAGCGGCCGTGGCCGAGCTGGGCTCCGCGCTCGGCCTTGGCGTGCTCGCGGGCGGCGACGAGTGCCGACAGGTTGCCGAGGGTGCCGCCCTGCACGAACACGCCGCCGGCGGTCGCGGGCAGCCCGAATTCGGCGGCGAGCCAGGCGAGCACCTGGTTCTCGGCGAAGACGGCGCCGGACCCCTCCAGCCACGAGCCGCCGTAGACGGCGCTGGCGGAGACGACGAGGTCGAAGGCCGTGGCTGCCTTGGTGGGCGCGGTCGGGATGAACGACAGATACTGCGGGTGGTCCGTGGTGATGCACGCGGGCGCGAGCACGTGTTCGAACAGCGCGAGCGCGCGCTCGGCGCCGATGCCGCCCTCCACCACCGTCTGCCCGGCCAGCCGGTTCAGCTCGAACTCGGACAGCGGCTTGTCGAGCGGGGTGTCCGTGCTCAGGATGCGCCGCCGCGAGTACTCGAGCACGAGGTCGACGAGGCTCCTGGTCTCGTCCGAGACGGCGTGCATCCTGGTCGGGGTGCCGGTCTGCGTGGCGGTCGGGGTGCCGGTCCGGCTGTCGTCGGCTTTGCGTGTATCCATGTTTTCCTCTCGGGCCCAGAGCAGACTCTCACAACGCTTCGGCACTCGTTCGCCGTCCGGCGCAACGATCGGGCGCATCCCGCGCACTGCACGCAATACTTCGCCGCGCCCGGTGCGGTTGACTGGTCGGATGCACGACCACGCCCTCTTCCTGAACGGTACCGTCGGCGTCGGCAAGACCGCCACAGCGGACGCCATCAGCCGCATCCTGATCCAGCGCGGCATCCCGCACGCGATCGTCGACCTGGATGCACTCCGCGCCGCCTGGCCGGCGCCGGAGGGCGACCCGTTCAACAACGCGCTGGAACTGGCCAACCTGCGCGCCGTCGCCGCGAACCACCGCGCGTCCGTCGCGCGCATCCTGGTGCTGGCCGGGGTGATCGAGGACCCGGACGCCGTTCCGCTCTACCGCGACGCGGTCGGCGGCCTCCCGTTCACGGTCGTGCGGCTCACCGTCGACCCGGCTGTCGGCGATGCCAGGCTGCGCGCCAGGCACGGCGACGACCACGACGCCCTCGCCTGGCACCTGCACCGCCACGGCGAGCTGGACGCGGTGCTCGATGCCGCGCGCATCCCGGGGCCCGTGGTCGACACGACGGGCAGGACGCCCAGCGAGGTGGCGGAGGCCGTGCTCGCGGCCTCCGCCACGAAGCGGCAATCCTCCGCCGGCAAGGCGGCGAATCGCTCCTCCTTGCGGCATGTGGAATGTATATATTTCATATCGTGATAGGTTCAGCGCCAGGCTGTATCAGCGGCCATTCAACGAGGAATGGAGAGACGATGACGACTCGAGAGAAGACGTGGGGCGCCGCGGCGGCGGCATTCCTGATCAGTGGGATGCTGGTCGGATTCGCACCACTCGACTCAGATGCGATCCACGCGGCAAAGGCGGTCGCGACAATCCAACAGATTGCGCCGGAGGCGGTCGCCAACCCGGAGGGTACAACGCAGACCACTGATCCCGGCGTGGCGGTGAGCGACGAATCAGTCGGTGCCAGAGCGACGATCCCCACAGACGCGGCAGACGGCATCCAGATCGAAGGGGTGACCATTGGTCTCCCGTTCGCGGAGATGGCAGATGATGCCTCTGCATCCCAGCTCCCCGGGGTCGTGGTGTACGACAACAACAACGGCTCAGCCACCGTCCCCGTGATTCGCGAGCGCGGTACTGTGCAGATTACAACGGTCATCGGAAACGCGAACGCGCCGAAACGGTACGACTATCCGATGCGGCTGGCGCGCGGGCAGTCATTGCACCTCAACGAGGACGGGTCGGTCGTCGCAGCAGGTCGGGACGGCTCGTTCACCGCCTACGTTGCGAGCCCTTGGGCCAAGGACGCCAACGGCGACGCAGTTCCGACCCACTATGAAGTCAGCGGCAACACACTGACTCAGGTTGTGGACTTCACTGCCGCCACCGCGTTTCCCGTCGTCGCCGACCCCACCATGGACATCCTCTGGTGGGGCGTTGCGGCCAAGCTGTCGAAGGCTGAGACCAAGAGCCTTGCGAGCCGGATCAGCACAGCTGCGGGCGGAGTGGCTGCGTTCTGCGGCTACGTGCCGATCATCCAAGCCCGCGTGGCTTGCGGAATGACGATTGCGTGGCGTATCGCCTCCTGGGTCGACCCGGTTCGCCAGGCAGCCGCTCAGGGCCGTTGCGCCCAGATCAATGTCCCTTACGCGTCAGGAGTGGCCCTGTGGAACGTGACCAACGAAAAGTGCTGAGGGTCGACCTTCTGTGGGCGCTCGGCGGTGGAGCGCTGCTGCTGGCCTTCCTCCTCTGGGCGACCGAATCAACCGTTGGTGAGTCGGCTGTTGGTGCAGGCATCTTCGTCGTCATTGGCGCGACGGTCGCCCTGATGCGATTCAAGCGACGTTCAAGCTGAGCGGGCCCAGGGTCCCGCCGCGAACATCCGTTCGCGGTGGGACCCTGGGCCTGATCGGTGGAGGCGGCGACTACTTCCCGCTCTTCACCGACCATTCCCAGAAGTTCCAGAACGGCCCGGTCTGGTTGCCCATGTACTTCACGCCGTCGACGCGCGAGCTGACGCCGAAGATGCCGGGCAGCTGGAAGAGCGGCAGGCCGTAGCCGTCAGCGAACGTGGCCTTGTCGATCTGCTGCTCGAGCGTGATGAGCTCGTCCTTGTCGACGGTGGTCTGCGTCTTGACCGCCACGTCGTTCATCGCGTTGTAGCGGTTGTTGTTTCCCCCGCCGCCGGTCGCGAAGAGCTGCGGGATCATCGTGGTTCCCGCTCCGGGGCTGATCCAGCCGAACAGGGATGCGTCGTAGTTGCCACCGGGGAGGAGCTTGCTCCAGTCGGGCGAACCGGCGTCGACGACCTTGAAGCCAGCCTTGGAGGCCGAGGCCGAGATGGCCTGGAACTCGTCGACGCGGTTCGGGTTGTTCGTGTTGTAGAGGATCCGGACGGTCGGGGTGGCACCGGCGAGGAGCGCCTTGGCGCCGTCGATGTCGACCTTGTCGAACTTGTCAGAACCGTTCTGCTTCACACTGGCGGCGTACTCGTCCTGGCTGGGAAGCCAGATCTGCGAGTTCAGCACCTCGGCCTTGGGGTTCACCGGGGTGACGATGGAGTCGAGGATCTGCTGACGCGGGATGGTCTTCAGGAACGCTTCGCGCACCTTCGGGTCCTGGAAGACGGGAGCCCCGAAGTTGAGATCGAGGTGGTCGTACGAGACCTGATCGCCCGCCAGCACCGTCGCACTGGTCGCCTTGAGGGCGGTCAGCGTGTCCGCGGAGGCCTGCGGGTTGATGATGTCGACCTCACCGTTCTGCAGCGCGGTCACCTGCGCGTTCGAGTCCGGGATGATGCGGAACACGACCTTGTCGACCTTCGGCTTCAGGCCGCCGGCGTAGTACTTGTTCTTGACCATCGTGATCGACTGCCCGGGCGTCCAGCCGGATACCACGAACGGGCCGGAGGCGACCAGGAGATCCTTGTCGGTCGGGAACGCGGTGATGTCGTAGCCGGTGTTGGCGAAGTCCGCGGCCTTCTTGAGCGTCGCATCCGGGGCGGTCGGTGCGGCCTTGTCGCCCTTGGGCAGGCCCTTCAGCAGTTTGGTCAGGTCGGCGGGGAACGAGAGACCAGCCTTCTTGGCGAGCACATGCGCGGGGAGCGCGATCGGGTTGAACAGCTCCCAGTCCACGAACGGCTTGGCGTACGTCAGTGTGATCGTCCTGTTGTCATCGCTGACGGCGGGGTACGCCGTCTGGTCGATGCCCGCCGTGCCGGCGGCCGGGGTGAAGTACTGGGTGCCGGAGGTGACCTCGCCGGTGGCCTCGTCGAACGTGGCCGAGTCGTAGTATCCGGACTGCATCGCCCAGCCGAGGATCATGTCGTCGGCCGTGACCGGCTCACCGTCCGACCACTTGTCCGCCTTGTTCAGCGTGTACTTGACCGTCAGCGGGTCGTCCGAGGTCTTCTCGAAGGTGCCGAACTTGTCGTCGTGGACGATCTTGTAGTTGTCGTCGATGTACTGGAACCCCGAGCCGTATGCGCCGTTGAGATAGCCGACCTGGCCGTTGGTGTCCACGTTGCCCTGCGGCGTCGACGGGTTCAGCGAGGTCAGGTCGTTGACCACGGCGACCGTGACGGTGCCTCCCGTCGCGGCGGTCGAACCCGACGTGCTGCCGGATGTGGTGCAGGCGGACAGCGCAAGGGCTGCGACGCCGGCGAGGGCGACAGCGGTGATCGCGTGCCGTGCCCTGCTCTTTCTGATGTGCATTGTTTCTCCTGTGTTTGTGCTGCGGATCGTGAGTCTGGGAGCGCTTCGGTCAGGGTTCCATCGGGTCCTCCCCGAGCGCGGCGTACGCACTGAGAGGCACGGGCTTGACCGGCACGTGCGCGGCGAACCGTCCGACCTCATCCACCCGGCGGTGGCGTCTGGCCGCGACGATGGCGGCGACGGCGGTCTCGCAGTAGCGGCCTTGGCACGGGCCCATGCCGCTGCGGCACTCGAGTTTGACGGCACTCGCCGTGCCGAAATGGGGGTTGCTGTCGAGGACGTCTTCGATCGTACGTCGGCTGACGACCTCGCACCGGCACACGGTGGTCGCCGGAGTCGCCAGGGCGAGGAGCGCCGCGCGGTTCGGCTCGAACATGCGCTCGACCACGCGGGAGAAGCGACGGGCCGCGCGGACGCCGCGACGCGCA encodes the following:
- a CDS encoding MarR family transcriptional regulator, with translation MSDETEVPDQPETGVLEALQVYRAAEAAMRRRTGAAMGIGDSDLLALRYILDRRALGQVTASKDVSAYLGISSASTTALIDRLAKGGFVERRPSTVDKRSIEIVPTAAALGDTGPMLEAAQTQIEAATAELSPEEAATITRFLTKMRETVDRIATKPRRSGPAARS
- a CDS encoding DUF6458 family protein; amino-acid sequence: MSLGTGIVLFVIGAILAFALNLQVAWIDLHLVGYILMAAGLIGIIIGIVLLTRRRQSVATTRSAVDPASGERVTRRTSESDDPIV
- a CDS encoding aminotransferase class V-fold PLP-dependent enzyme; protein product: MHAVSDETRSLVDLVLEYSRRRILSTDTPLDKPLSEFELNRLAGQTVVEGGIGAERALALFEHVLAPACITTDHPQYLSFIPTAPTKAATAFDLVVSASAVYGGSWLEGSGAVFAENQVLAWLAAEFGLPATAGGVFVQGGTLGNLSALVAAREHAKAERGAQLGHGRWKIVCSAEAHSSIASAARVMDVEVVPVRPDDSGMLTGDAVREALDEHGASVFAVVATAGSTNFGIVDDLASIAALKDEYDFWLHVDGAYGLAGMLSPEAKHRFAGVERADSAIVDPHKWLFAPFDACALLYRDPEAGRRAHTQHAEYLDTLTDTSEWSPSDYAAHLTRRARGLPLWFSLATYGAAAYREAVTVSLQLAQRIAREIESRDGFRLVREPQLSVVVFEREGWTRDDYARWSTRLLDEQRAFVTPSSHDGRPNTRFAIVNPTTTFEHLTSILDTM
- a CDS encoding chloramphenicol phosphotransferase CPT family protein codes for the protein MHDHALFLNGTVGVGKTATADAISRILIQRGIPHAIVDLDALRAAWPAPEGDPFNNALELANLRAVAANHRASVARILVLAGVIEDPDAVPLYRDAVGGLPFTVVRLTVDPAVGDARLRARHGDDHDALAWHLHRHGELDAVLDAARIPGPVVDTTGRTPSEVAEAVLAASATKRQSSAGKAANRSSLRHVECIYFIS
- a CDS encoding ABC transporter family substrate-binding protein — encoded protein: MHIRKSRARHAITAVALAGVAALALSACTTSGSTSGSTAATGGTVTVAVVNDLTSLNPSTPQGNVDTNGQVGYLNGAYGSGFQYIDDNYKIVHDDKFGTFEKTSDDPLTVKYTLNKADKWSDGEPVTADDMILGWAMQSGYYDSATFDEATGEVTSGTQYFTPAAGTAGIDQTAYPAVSDDNRTITLTYAKPFVDWELFNPIALPAHVLAKKAGLSFPADLTKLLKGLPKGDKAAPTAPDATLKKAADFANTGYDITAFPTDKDLLVASGPFVVSGWTPGQSITMVKNKYYAGGLKPKVDKVVFRIIPDSNAQVTALQNGEVDIINPQASADTLTALKATSATVLAGDQVSYDHLDLNFGAPVFQDPKVREAFLKTIPRQQILDSIVTPVNPKAEVLNSQIWLPSQDEYAASVKQNGSDKFDKVDIDGAKALLAGATPTVRILYNTNNPNRVDEFQAISASASKAGFKVVDAGSPDWSKLLPGGNYDASLFGWISPGAGTTMIPQLFATGGGGNNNRYNAMNDVAVKTQTTVDKDELITLEQQIDKATFADGYGLPLFQLPGIFGVSSRVDGVKYMGNQTGPFWNFWEWSVKSGK